The Euphorbia lathyris chromosome 2, ddEupLath1.1, whole genome shotgun sequence genome includes a window with the following:
- the LOC136218812 gene encoding transcription factor TCP4, with product MGESHHQPTTSRLGARNTGGEIVEVQGGHIVRSTGRKDRHSKVCTAKGPRDRRVRLAAHTAIQFYDVQDRLGYDRPSKAVDWLIKKAKSAIDELAELPAWTPTATATNAKQTTQQDQINDERDYNLTMENFDVLGGNGGGRTSATPGSDVQNMEEQQQQQQNHLNPDNNSSFLPPSLDSDAIADTIKSFFPICASVETSSSSIQLESYPPDLLSRTSSQNQDLRLSLQSFQEPILLQHHQHSQNEHHGLFSGNAHHGYYGPFAGWSEHHQHHPAEISRFQRMLTWNTSGAADTGNGGASGDAGGGGGGGGYIFNSTLPQTVSSPPPLQPLFGQSQFFTQRGPLQSSNTPSNRAWIDPVIASDHHHHLHNNDHISQMHHQQSAMVGIGFGGFSGFRVPARIQGEEEEHVHGGIHNKPTSASSNSRH from the coding sequence ATGGGGGAGAGCCACCACCAACCAACAACATCAAGATTGGGTGCAAGAAACACCGGAGGAGAGATAGTGGAAGTTCAAGGCGGTCACATTGTCCGCTCTACCGGAAGAAAAGACCGTCACAGTAAGGTTTGCACGGCCAAAGGTCCTAGAGACCGCCGCGTGCGTCTCGCTGCTCATACTGCAATCCAGTTCTACGATGTTCAGGACCGCCTCGGCTACGACCGTCCCAGCAAGGCTGTAGATTGGCTTATAAAAAAAGCTAAGTCCGCCATTGACGAACTAGCTGAGCTACCTGCTTGGACTCCGACTGCTACTGCCACCAACGCTAAACAAACCACTCAACAAGATCAGATTAACGATGAGAGAGATTATAATCTTACAATGGAAAATTTTGATGTTCTTGGTGGTAACGGAGGCGGCAGAACGTCGGCGACACCAGGAAGTGATGTTCAAAACATGGAggagcagcagcagcagcagcagaatCATCTTAATCCGGACAATAATTCAAGCTTTCTGCCTCCATCTCTAGACTCCGACGCCATAGCCGACACAATAAAATCGTTTTTTCCGATTTGTGCGTCTGTGGAGACATCATCTTCATCTATTCAATTAGAGAGCTACCCGCCGGATTTGCTGTCGAGAACCAGTAGCCAAAACCAAGATCTCCGGCTGTCGCTGCAATCATTTCAGGAGCCAATTCTTTTACAGCACCATCAGCACTCGCAGAACGAACACCATGGCTTGTTCTCCGGAAATGCACATCATGGGTATTACGGACCTTTTGCTGGGTGGTCTGAGCACCACCAGCATCACCCAGCAGAAATCAGCCGGTTCCAGAGAATGTTAACCTGGAACACCAGTGGTGCTGCTGATACTGGTAATGGTGGAGCGAGTGGCGATGCTGGcggaggtggaggaggaggaggatatATCTTCAACTCAACACTGCCGCAGACAGTATCGTCGCCGCCGCCATTGCAGCCGTTGTTCGGCCAAAGCCAGTTTTTTACTCAGAGGGGACCCCTTCAGTCCAGTAACACGCCTTCGAATCGTGCTTGGATAGATCCAGTCATCGCATCCGATCACCATCACCATCTTCATAATAATGATCACATCTCGCAAATGCATCATCAACAATCTGCAATGGTAGGAATCGGATTCGGTGGATTCTCTGGATTTCGAGTTCCAGCACGAATTCAAGGCGAAGAAGAGGAGCATGTGCACGGCGGAATTCACAACAAGCCGACCTCTGCTTCCTCTAATTCTCGTCATTGA
- the LOC136218813 gene encoding protein IQ-DOMAIN 10 isoform X3, with translation MGSGDWFRSIISLKKKAKEDRSNKVHSTTEKSNDTEESPNTDNGESTSPVATSNGVIQISDGAAEHQAAIRIQTAFRRYMARKVVGRLKGAVRFNVLIQGNDTQKQASSALSCIHSWSYVQAQVKARRHHMVTEGRIKQRKLENQLKLEAKLQELEVEWCGGSETMEDILFRMQQREAASVKRERAMAYAFSHQWRANPTQYLGQAYYSIGKENWGWSWKERWIAARPWEIRIEAHPKKEHSRQVSKSEMKITTLPAKPALSSAKANSVAETSARTTCQVET, from the exons ATGGGTTCAGGAGACTGGTTTAGGTCCATCATTAGCCTCAAGAAGAAAGCCAAGGAAGATAGgtccaacaaa GTACATTCAACTACCGAAAAGTCGAATGATACAGAAGAAAGTCCGAACACTGACAACGGAGAGTCAACTAGTCCTGTGGCTACTTCCAATGGAGTGATACAGATAAGCGATGGTGCTGCTGAACATCAAGCTGCAATCCGGATTCAAACTGCATTTCGAAGATATATG GCCAGAAAAGTAGTTGGTCGTCTCAAAGGAGCAGTGAGGTTTAATGTACTAATTCAAGGCAATGATACACAAAAGCAAGCTTCAAGCGCATTAAGCTGCATACATTCATGGAGTTACGTACAGGCTCAGGTTAAAGCTCGACGACACCATATGGTTACAGAAGGCCGGATTAAGCAACGAAAATTAGAGAATCAGTTAAAACTTGAGGCCAAACTTCAAGAACTGGAG GTGGAGTGGTGCGGCGGCTCCGAAACCATGGAAGATATTCTTTTTAGAATGCAACAACGAGAAGCAGCATCGGTTAAGCGTGAGCGAGCCATGGCCTATGCTTTCTCTCATCAG TGGAGAGCAAACCCTACGCAGTACCTAGGGCAGGCTTATTACAGTATCGGCAAGGAAAACTGGGGATGGAGCTGGAAAGAGCGTTGGATAGCTGCTCGGCCATGGGAGATTCGTATTGAAGCACACCCAAAGAAAGAGCACAGCAGGCAAGTGAGCAAATCAGAGATGAAAATCACAACACTCCCTGCCAAGCCTGCTTTATCAAGTGCAAAAGCCAATAGTGTTGCAGAAACCTCGGCTCGTACAACTTGCCAAGTCGAGACATAA
- the LOC136218813 gene encoding protein IQ-DOMAIN 10 isoform X1 has protein sequence MESAGIFLLFFFLYYTSSSSTYTPIIHYLRSTTCLTVVLSLVHSTTEKSNDTEESPNTDNGESTSPVATSNGVIQISDGAAEHQAAIRIQTAFRRYMARKVVGRLKGAVRFNVLIQGNDTQKQASSALSCIHSWSYVQAQVKARRHHMVTEGRIKQRKLENQLKLEAKLQELEVEWCGGSETMEDILFRMQQREAASVKRERAMAYAFSHQWRANPTQYLGQAYYSIGKENWGWSWKERWIAARPWEIRIEAHPKKEHSRQVSKSEMKITTLPAKPALSSAKANSVAETSARTTCQVET, from the exons ATGGAAAGTGCAGGCATCttccttctcttctttttcttatattacacttcttcttcttctacctaTACTCCAATTATCCACTATCTCAGATCAACAACATGTCTCACTGTTGTTCTATCTCTG GTACATTCAACTACCGAAAAGTCGAATGATACAGAAGAAAGTCCGAACACTGACAACGGAGAGTCAACTAGTCCTGTGGCTACTTCCAATGGAGTGATACAGATAAGCGATGGTGCTGCTGAACATCAAGCTGCAATCCGGATTCAAACTGCATTTCGAAGATATATG GCCAGAAAAGTAGTTGGTCGTCTCAAAGGAGCAGTGAGGTTTAATGTACTAATTCAAGGCAATGATACACAAAAGCAAGCTTCAAGCGCATTAAGCTGCATACATTCATGGAGTTACGTACAGGCTCAGGTTAAAGCTCGACGACACCATATGGTTACAGAAGGCCGGATTAAGCAACGAAAATTAGAGAATCAGTTAAAACTTGAGGCCAAACTTCAAGAACTGGAG GTGGAGTGGTGCGGCGGCTCCGAAACCATGGAAGATATTCTTTTTAGAATGCAACAACGAGAAGCAGCATCGGTTAAGCGTGAGCGAGCCATGGCCTATGCTTTCTCTCATCAG TGGAGAGCAAACCCTACGCAGTACCTAGGGCAGGCTTATTACAGTATCGGCAAGGAAAACTGGGGATGGAGCTGGAAAGAGCGTTGGATAGCTGCTCGGCCATGGGAGATTCGTATTGAAGCACACCCAAAGAAAGAGCACAGCAGGCAAGTGAGCAAATCAGAGATGAAAATCACAACACTCCCTGCCAAGCCTGCTTTATCAAGTGCAAAAGCCAATAGTGTTGCAGAAACCTCGGCTCGTACAACTTGCCAAGTCGAGACATAA
- the LOC136218813 gene encoding protein IQ-DOMAIN 10 isoform X2, producing MSHCCSISGDWFRSIISLKKKAKEDRSNKVHSTTEKSNDTEESPNTDNGESTSPVATSNGVIQISDGAAEHQAAIRIQTAFRRYMARKVVGRLKGAVRFNVLIQGNDTQKQASSALSCIHSWSYVQAQVKARRHHMVTEGRIKQRKLENQLKLEAKLQELEVEWCGGSETMEDILFRMQQREAASVKRERAMAYAFSHQWRANPTQYLGQAYYSIGKENWGWSWKERWIAARPWEIRIEAHPKKEHSRQVSKSEMKITTLPAKPALSSAKANSVAETSARTTCQVET from the exons ATGTCTCACTGTTGTTCTATCTCTG GAGACTGGTTTAGGTCCATCATTAGCCTCAAGAAGAAAGCCAAGGAAGATAGgtccaacaaa GTACATTCAACTACCGAAAAGTCGAATGATACAGAAGAAAGTCCGAACACTGACAACGGAGAGTCAACTAGTCCTGTGGCTACTTCCAATGGAGTGATACAGATAAGCGATGGTGCTGCTGAACATCAAGCTGCAATCCGGATTCAAACTGCATTTCGAAGATATATG GCCAGAAAAGTAGTTGGTCGTCTCAAAGGAGCAGTGAGGTTTAATGTACTAATTCAAGGCAATGATACACAAAAGCAAGCTTCAAGCGCATTAAGCTGCATACATTCATGGAGTTACGTACAGGCTCAGGTTAAAGCTCGACGACACCATATGGTTACAGAAGGCCGGATTAAGCAACGAAAATTAGAGAATCAGTTAAAACTTGAGGCCAAACTTCAAGAACTGGAG GTGGAGTGGTGCGGCGGCTCCGAAACCATGGAAGATATTCTTTTTAGAATGCAACAACGAGAAGCAGCATCGGTTAAGCGTGAGCGAGCCATGGCCTATGCTTTCTCTCATCAG TGGAGAGCAAACCCTACGCAGTACCTAGGGCAGGCTTATTACAGTATCGGCAAGGAAAACTGGGGATGGAGCTGGAAAGAGCGTTGGATAGCTGCTCGGCCATGGGAGATTCGTATTGAAGCACACCCAAAGAAAGAGCACAGCAGGCAAGTGAGCAAATCAGAGATGAAAATCACAACACTCCCTGCCAAGCCTGCTTTATCAAGTGCAAAAGCCAATAGTGTTGCAGAAACCTCGGCTCGTACAACTTGCCAAGTCGAGACATAA